Sequence from the Rutidosis leptorrhynchoides isolate AG116_Rl617_1_P2 chromosome 3, CSIRO_AGI_Rlap_v1, whole genome shotgun sequence genome:
GTTTATATTATTACGGAGTAATTTGTTTTTACTTAACTTCCATTCATATTTTAAGGGCGTGTTTAATGTTACCAGCTAGAGTTGTAGCTTATAGCTGAAGCAGGAACTTATTGCTTGAGGTGGTagccgtagcttatttttaaagCTGAAACTTATACGGAGTATTTTAGTAACTGCTTGATAAAAAGTAGCTGAAGCTGAAACTTATTGTTATAAATTCAATAAAATAGACAACAAAATATATGATAGATAATTATATAggggttaaaaatataatttttaacttTATAAGCTAGGAAGCTTAGGAGCTTACTTTTATAAGCTACTGTAACTAGATTATTTTTTcaaagttttttttcttttttttcttcataAACTTGGGTTCTTATGTCATACAAACGATGCTACTTGCTTAAgcttataaaatataaatttaagcTATCATAAGTTCTAACAAATcaaaatgtgtattatattttactTTGAAATCAATATTAAAAtcaaaattattaaaaataaaattaaaattaaatattaaaaatattaatatttagaaTTTGTAGGGCTAAACTGTAtactataatatattaatattaataatcaagtaATTAcgtataaattataatttaatttaattagtaaatCCATAGAAGTAACGACCACGCGTACTATCAAATATCTTCTTCCTTCCGATCGATCAAAACCCTAACATCTTCCAATTTAATTAACACCTGAATATGTAAAATTTTACTCACTCTCAATACCGTTTCTCTAATTCGCATTGAATGTGTTAAATTTTTAATTCTTTTGGATTAAAACCATGGGAAATAAGATCGCGCGAACAACGCAAGCATCAGCGACGGAGTACTACCTGCACGACTTACCGTCATCCTATAATTTAGTACTGAAAGAGGTGTTAGGTAGAGCTCGATTTTTGAAATCCATACAGTGTAAGCATGATGAAGGGTTGGTGTTAGTTAAGGTGTATTTCAAACGTGGCGATTCGATTGATCTTCGTGATTATGAACGACGATTGTCTCAGATTCGTGAGATTTTTTGCCGTATTGAGAACCCTCATGTTTGGCCGTTTCAGGTTTATTAATTCATTGGattgtatatgtatgtatgataTATAATTACAATTGTTTAtatgatatatgaatatgaattaatgtGAGTGTAGCAAGTCATTTGAATTCAGTTATCTGGAATTATATTATTGTTGTGAAGATGATGACGTGTATTGTATCTTAGACTAATAAATGTCTGGTGTTTACATAACTTTAGTTAGCGAATGATTTACAAGATAAACTTTAAAAAGAATAAAATATATTGCAGTTTTGGCTCGAGACTGATAAAGCTGCTTACCTGTTGAGACAATACTTCTTCAACAACCTTCATGATCGACTGAGTACGCGGCCTTTCCTCAGCCTTGTTGAGAAGAAATGGTTGGCTTTTCAGGTTTGACCTTATTTATTTCTATCTTGAGATTAATAATTTGACTGTTACCGCGAGAGAATGACAAGGTTTCCTAACGTTTGATGTTGTGTAGTTGCTTTATGCCGTGAAACAGAGTCATGACCATGGAGTTTGTCATGGTGAGCTCAATGATTTTATGTGTTTATTTATATGTAACTCTTATCTATCATTTCTTCCACTGGAAAACTGCAACTCAATCATGTACAAATTGGTCGATTTGGGTTATGTGTTATCTCTAACAGACTAAATGGGTTAAGCTAAAGTAATAAACTAAATTGGAAAAATATCAAGTTGGTCAATCTGGTCCAATGGGTTAAAAGTCATTTTCTCTGTATTCAAATGCATAAGCCTTCGACGGTGCTTTGTTTGAATAGTTTTTGAGGATTATTGCAATAGTGTAGTTTTGTAATTATATTAACACGTCGGTTTTTATGTTCTAACAAAGAATGAAAAGTTTCTATGGGTCAGCTCCCCTAGAACCGCCACATATTGAGCCAACCTATAGATTACCTGTTATCCATCTTGCCCAACTTGCCATTATGACACACTAAGTTTCTGTGGTCCCTGATGTAATATGGATACCCCTGCAGGTGATATCAAATGTGAGAATGTGTTGGTTACTTCTTGGAATTGGCTTTATCTTGCTGATTTTGCATCTTTTAAGCCAACCTACATCCCTCATGACGATCCCTCTGATTTCTCATTTTTCTTTGACACTGGAGGAAGGAGACGTTGCTATCTTGCTCCAGAGGTGAATTTACTTTTCTTCTATCTTGTTTGCTTCTTCATTTTACATTATTTTTTATAGTAGCTCCTTTTTTTTGACTTCATAAACGATCCTTTCTCTACATCGTATTTATGAGGTCACGACATTGCAAATTCCATAGAGGGCAATATTCCTTTTCTTCTTGAACTATTATATGTTCTTAGCTATGTATTGACTGGAAGAGAACTAACATTGTAATTTTTACAAAGATTTTATGAGAATTTTCTGTCGTTGTCTTAAATGTATAGAGATTTTATGAGCATGGAGGGGAGATTCAAGTTGCACAAGATGCACCTCTAAGGCCATCTATGGACATCTTTTCCGTTGGGTGAGCTTTTCTTTTTAttcgtataaatatatattacattttCAATGCGAGAAGCTAATTTCGATGCATACGTAGATATCCCTGTTGAACATTTAAATTATGCCCAATGCTTTTAAACTGAAAATTTATAATCATCGTGTACAACTTAACCAGTAATCTTTGTTATGAGGTGTTCTTCCATTACAGTTTGCTAATTTGCTTGCTGCTTTAGGTGTGTCATTGCAGAACTTTTCCTTGAGGGTCAACCCCTCTTTGAACTATCACAATTACTTGCATATAGAAGGGGGCAGTTTGATCCTAGTCAACATTTGGAGAAGGTACACATTTGCTATCTTCATTTGTTCTTTTTTCATGCTCTTGTAAATGCTATGCCATTTACTCTAGTAATATTAAATTTTCTGGTTTACGCTATGTATTGATAGTTGAGCAATCTGTTTATTTGATTTATTGACTACCGTAGTTACATTGAatctgtacatatatatattttttttaaaaactaggTAAAGCCTTTTGTGTCaacaaccaacaacaacaatactcaatcctACGGAAATAAGTtacggggaggtgagatgtagacaatgaaTCCTCTACCCTAGAATAAAGCTAATATCTTTTATAATTATAGTATAACTATAAAGATATAGACAAAATAAGATTTAAGTATagaatatataataaatatctaTAAATAGGTACATAAACATATACAATCGCAATTACAGTTGACCTTAAGACAATCAAAAATCTGAAAAATCTCTATTAGAATCCCCTTTACCTACACCCAGTTCCTCCATATAATTAGTCATATTTAATATCTGCAATTTATAGTAGGTGCTGTTCTACAATAATGCTAACAAATTAAAgaccatgataatgataataaagaaaGATTAATGGTGATAATATACAAAATTAAAATCTGATTATGATATTACTACGATAGacaatatacaatatatatgtatgtatttgtatattgtatatatgtatacatggaATCTTCTTCGGTAGAAGTAATTCTTTCTTGTAAAGAACCTGTTCTGGTATTAAGGATAGATTGAGAACCCACAGCAGAAGGCATTCCACTCAACAAGGCTGAAGTAGGTTCAAGTCTTCCGGTATGCCTAtgcatatatttaaaacatatatatgatTCAGATGTGATTACTAAGAATATGAAAAGTTATTATTTTGAGTAGATGGTTTAGGAGTTTTTATTACATTTGAGAGATACTTTCCGCTGTCGAACCGTTTGACCCATTTGTTTTGTTTTTGTGTAAGCAATTATCTGTATGTTTGACCCATTAGGGATGAAACATGATTTGGTTGAAATTGCCCGCTATAGTTAAACTGATTATTTTAAATGGAAATTTGCTCATACATAATtccttattaataattatcataaatatatatGGTGCAGATTCCAGACTCAGGAATACGCAAAATGATTCTTCATATGATTCAGCTCGATCCAGATTCTCGCTGTTCTGCTGACTGGTACCTGCAAAGCTATGCAGGTGTTGTGCTTCCATGCTACTTCTCTCCGTTCCTGCATAATTTATATTCAAATCTAAATCCTATCACTCCTGATTCTAGGGTaagaaagatccaagctttttttcCATGGGCAATTTAGTCATTTAACCAAGCTGAATAGAACTCTAAGCCACTCGTTAATTATTTCATACAGGTAGCCATGTGTCAGCTATCTTTCCCAGAAATACTTAAACAGATGTTAAACAACAAAGTTGAagatgttcatctttctgaaaattctTCAAATCACAAACAGGGGAAACTACTACAAACGATCTCCAATGTATTCAAAAGAAATCACCATCCATTTTTGAGAGAGATCACAATGAAAGATTTAACCTCTTTAATGTCTGACTATGACAATCAGTCAGACACATTTGGAATGCCCTTTTTACCCTTACCACAGGATAACACAAGCTGTGAAGGAATGGTCTTAATCGCGTCACTCCTCTGTTCTTGTATACGAAACGTCAAAATGCCTCAACTAAGAAGAAGTGCAgtccttttactaaaatcatgttcgtTATACATAGACGATGAAGATCGGTTACAACGTGTTCTTCCATACGTCATCGCAATGTTGTCGGATTCATCTGCAATCGTTAGATCGGCTGCTTTAGAAACTCTATGCGACATCCTACCGTTGGTTCGGGATTTTCCCCCGAGTGATGCTAAAATCTTCCCCGAATATATTCTCCCAATGCTTTCAATGCTTCCCGATGATCCCGAAGAAAGTGTACGAATCTGCTACGCAAGCAATATTTCTAAACTCGCATTAACAGCTTATGGTTTTCTAATTCATTCAATAAGCTTAACAGAAGCAGGGGTTTTAAATGATTTAAGTTTAAACCAGAAGTCGCAAAAAATAACCGGAAAAAACGATGCACAGCTGGCACAGTTGAGAAAATCAATAGCTGAGGTTATTCAAGAACTTGTAATGGGTCCGAAGCAAACTCCAAATATTAGGAGAGCGCTTTTACAAGATGTCGGTAATCTTTGTTGGTTTTTTGGTCAAAGGCAGAGTAATGACTTTTTATTGCCTATCCTTCCTGCTTTTTTGAATGATCAAGATGAGCTGTTAAGATCAGTTTTTTACCATCAGATAATTTACGTTTGCTTCTTTGTTGGTCAACGAAGTGTTGAGGAGTATCTTTTACCGTATCTTGAACAGGCGTTAGATGATTCAACCGAGGGCGTAATAGTCAATGCGTTAGATTGCTTGGCGATTCTTTGTACCAGTGGTTTTTTAAGAAAACGAATCCTGCTTGAAATGATCGAACACGCGTTTCCTTTGTTGTGTTATCCAAGCCAATGGGTAAGAAGGTCGGCAGTAAAGTTCATTGCAGCAAGTAGTGAGACTTTAGGCGCCGTTGATTCCTATGTTTTTCTTGTCCCTCTTATACGCCCTTTTCTACGTAGACAGCCGTCATCTTTAGCTTCCGAAAACGCCCTTTTTTCATGTTTGAAGCCGCCGGTTTCAAGGCAAGTATTCTACCAAATCTTGGAAAACAACAAGAGTTCAGACATGTTAGAAAGACAAAGAAAGATATGGTACAATTCAT
This genomic interval carries:
- the LOC139902902 gene encoding serine/threonine-protein kinase VPS15 isoform X2; this translates as MGNKIARTTQASATEYYLHDLPSSYNLVLKEVLGRARFLKSIQCKHDEGLVLVKVYFKRGDSIDLRDYERRLSQIREIFCRIENPHVWPFQFWLETDKAAYLLRQYFFNNLHDRLSTRPFLSLVEKKWLAFQLLYAVKQSHDHGVCHGDIKCENVLVTSWNWLYLADFASFKPTYIPHDDPSDFSFFFDTGGRRRCYLAPERFYEHGGEIQVAQDAPLRPSMDIFSVGCVIAELFLEGQPLFELSQLLAYRRGQFDPSQHLEKIPDSGIRKMILHMIQLDPDSRCSADWYLQSYAGVVLPCYFSPFLHNLYSNLNPITPDSRVAMCQLSFPEILKQMLNNKVEDVHLSENSSNHKQGKLLQTISNVFKRNHHPFLREITMKDLTSLMSDYDNQSDTFGMPFLPLPQDNTSCEGMVLIASLLCSCIRNVKMPQLRRSAVLLLKSCSLYIDDEDRLQRVLPYVIAMLSDSSAIVRSAALETLCDILPLVRDFPPSDAKIFPEYILPMLSMLPDDPEESVRICYASNISKLALTAYGFLIHSISLTEAGVLNDLSLNQKSQKITGKNDAQLAQLRKSIAEVIQELVMGPKQTPNIRRALLQDVGNLCWFFGQRQSNDFLLPILPAFLNDQDELLRSVFYHQIIYVCFFVGQRSVEEYLLPYLEQALDDSTEGVIVNALDCLAILCTSGFLRKRILLEMIEHAFPLLCYPSQWVRRSAVKFIAASSETLGAVDSYVFLVPLIRPFLRRQPSSLASENALFSCLKPPVSRQVFYQILENNKSSDMLERQRKIWYNSSQTKQSEIDDVYQKGVRELDQMKMWTDRKPVNSSTMQSFSGSVDILDPLFSDKLKFSGFMSPQISGANSLVGEKSSEGIPLYYFKYDNKKASSAPPESSLQLDAFGSSSLSMTTQKDPVNSPPQLHRVVHESEDREPDQTTRISTNFQELGISNSLNDNSSPTDTSVLPSFGGTHVIPDSGWRPRGVLVAHLQEHRSAVNDIAVSTDNSFFVTASDDSTVRIWDSRKLEKDISFRSRLTYGLKGSRALCATMLQSSTQVVVGASDGKLHMFSVDYISRGIGTVVEKYNGFVDEKMVDVKEGAIITVLNYSSGSGDDGKMVLYSTQNCGIHLRDTRENSNSWNTKVTPEEGYVSALVTSPCGNWFVSGSSRGVLTLWDLRFGIPVNSWQYSVACPISDMCLFVPPQSTSLSTTVRPLVYVAAGCNEVSLWNAENGSCHQVLRVANSENDAEISDHTWALARPSSKTSSKGDSRRSVNSKYRVDELNEPLPRLPGIRSLLPLPGGDLLTGGTDLKIRRWDHCSPERTYCICGPSIKGVGNDEFYETKSSFGVQIVQEAKRRPLATRPTGKAVIAAAATDSGGCHRDSILSLASVKLNQRLLLSSSRDGTVKVWK